TTGTCTCCCAGATGGCGGACATGGGTCTTTTCGGTCTGCCTTTTCCTGAGGAATCCGGCGGAATGGGCGGAGACTACTTTGCACTTTCGCTCGCCCTTGAGCAGATCGCCCGGGTTGACCAGTCGGTTGCCATCACGCTGGAGGCAGGTGTCTCACTCGGCGCTATGCCTATCCACCGCTTCGGTACGGACGCGCAGAAGCAGGAATGGCTCCCGCTGCTCGCCAGCGGGAAGGCTCTTGCCGGCTTTGGTCTGACGGAATCGGAGGCAGGTTCAGACGCTGGGGGGACCAAGACGACGGCAAAGCTTGTCGACGGCGACAACGGCAGTGAATGGGTGATCAACGGAAGCAAGGAGTTCATCACCAACTCAGGCACGGACATCACCAAGCTGGTGACGGTTACCGCTGTGACTGGGCAGTCGGAGCGTGAAGACGGGTCGGTGAAGAAGGAGATCTCCACCCTCCTCGTGCCCACCAACACGCAGGGTTTCAAGGCTGAGAAGGCTTACAACAAGGTGGGTTGGAACGCCTCGGACACGCACCCCCTGACATTGAATGATGTCCATGTGCCCGAGGAGAACCTCTTGGGAGAGCGTGGCCGTGGCTACGCAAACTTCCTGTCCATTTTGGATGAAGGGCGTATCGCAATCGCGGCGCTCGCCACCGGCGCGGCCCAGGGCTGTGTTGAGCAGGCGGTGCGCTATGCCAAGGAGCGGCACGCCTTCGGCACCAATATTGGCTCCTATCAGGCCATCCAGTTCAAGATCGCACGCATGCATGCCCGGGCACACACAGCCCGCCTCGCTTACTATGATGCCGCAGCCCGGATGCTTGCAGGCAAGCCCTTCAAGACCCAGGCGGCCATGGCTAAGATGATCGCAGGCGAGGCAGCGATGGACAACGCTAGGGACGCCACTCAGGTCTTTGGTGGCTATGGTTTCATCAACGAGTTTGTTGTCGCCAGACACTACCGCGATTCCAAGATTCTCGAAGTTGGTGAAGGTACCACCGAGGTTCAGCTGATGTTGATCGCGCGTGATCTGGGCCTCTAGGCCACCTAGTACTGACCACTGACAAAGGAGTTACAGTGATTGACAAGGTTGTAGCCAGCGCGTCGGACGCTGTCGCTGACATTC
This region of Arthrobacter roseus genomic DNA includes:
- a CDS encoding acyl-CoA dehydrogenase family protein, with translation MPNFELSEDHQDLVDTVREFADEVVAPVSAKHDEEHSFPYEVVSQMADMGLFGLPFPEESGGMGGDYFALSLALEQIARVDQSVAITLEAGVSLGAMPIHRFGTDAQKQEWLPLLASGKALAGFGLTESEAGSDAGGTKTTAKLVDGDNGSEWVINGSKEFITNSGTDITKLVTVTAVTGQSEREDGSVKKEISTLLVPTNTQGFKAEKAYNKVGWNASDTHPLTLNDVHVPEENLLGERGRGYANFLSILDEGRIAIAALATGAAQGCVEQAVRYAKERHAFGTNIGSYQAIQFKIARMHARAHTARLAYYDAAARMLAGKPFKTQAAMAKMIAGEAAMDNARDATQVFGGYGFINEFVVARHYRDSKILEVGEGTTEVQLMLIARDLGL